The Solibacillus daqui genome has a segment encoding these proteins:
- a CDS encoding aldehyde dehydrogenase family protein: MIYANPNTTGAVVNFKEKYENFIGGQWVAPVKGQYLDVKSPVTGKVFTSVARSTEEDIELALDAAHAAKDAWAHTSVAYRANILNKIADRIEANLEMIAVAETWDNGKAVRETLNADIPLVVDHFRYFAGAIRAQQGGISEIDNDTVAYHFHEPIGVVGQIIPWNFPLLMAAWKIAPALAAGNVIVMKPAEQTPASMMVLIELIQDLLPKGVFNVVNGLGVETGKPLATNPRINKVAFTGSTGVGRLIMQYATENIIPVTLELGGKSPNIFFPDVMDKDDEFLDKAIEGLVLFALNSGEICTCPSRALVHEDIYEEFMKRALERIKAIKIGNPLDTETMMGAQASQQQLEKIMSYMTIGQEEGAELLIGGHQNVLEGELEGGYYVAPTVFKGTNNMRIFQEEIFGPVLSVTTFKTFEEAMEIANDTDFGLGAGVWSRNMDTAYRAVRGIQAGRVWTNTYHQYPAHAAFGGYKQSGIGRENHLMMLDHYQQTKCMLVSYNQAPMGFF, encoded by the coding sequence ATGATTTATGCAAATCCTAATACTACTGGTGCAGTAGTTAATTTCAAAGAAAAATATGAGAACTTTATCGGTGGCCAATGGGTAGCTCCTGTTAAAGGTCAATACTTAGACGTAAAATCTCCAGTGACAGGTAAAGTATTCACATCTGTTGCTCGTTCAACTGAAGAAGATATCGAGTTAGCTTTAGATGCTGCACATGCTGCAAAAGACGCTTGGGCTCATACATCTGTTGCTTACCGTGCCAACATTTTAAACAAAATTGCTGACCGTATCGAAGCAAACTTAGAAATGATTGCTGTTGCTGAAACTTGGGACAATGGTAAAGCAGTTCGCGAAACATTAAATGCTGATATTCCATTAGTTGTAGATCACTTCCGCTACTTCGCTGGTGCTATTCGTGCACAACAAGGTGGTATTTCTGAAATCGACAACGATACAGTAGCATACCACTTCCACGAGCCAATCGGGGTTGTAGGTCAAATTATTCCTTGGAACTTCCCGTTACTTATGGCCGCTTGGAAAATCGCTCCTGCATTAGCTGCTGGTAACGTAATCGTAATGAAGCCTGCTGAGCAAACGCCTGCTTCAATGATGGTATTAATCGAATTAATCCAAGACTTATTACCAAAAGGCGTATTCAACGTAGTCAACGGCCTTGGGGTTGAAACAGGTAAACCACTTGCAACAAACCCACGTATCAACAAAGTTGCCTTCACTGGTTCAACTGGCGTTGGTCGTTTAATTATGCAATATGCTACAGAGAACATCATCCCTGTAACATTAGAGCTTGGTGGTAAATCACCGAACATCTTCTTCCCAGACGTAATGGATAAAGATGATGAGTTCTTAGATAAAGCAATCGAAGGTTTAGTATTATTCGCACTAAACTCAGGTGAAATTTGTACTTGTCCATCACGTGCATTAGTACACGAAGACATTTATGAAGAATTTATGAAACGTGCATTAGAACGCATTAAAGCAATCAAAATCGGTAACCCATTAGATACTGAAACAATGATGGGTGCACAAGCTTCACAACAACAATTAGAAAAAATCATGTCTTACATGACAATTGGTCAAGAAGAAGGCGCTGAGCTACTTATCGGCGGTCACCAAAACGTTCTTGAAGGCGAATTAGAGGGCGGTTACTATGTAGCGCCTACAGTATTCAAAGGTACAAACAACATGCGTATCTTCCAAGAAGAAATCTTTGGTCCAGTACTTTCTGTAACAACGTTCAAAACGTTTGAAGAAGCGATGGAAATTGCTAACGACACAGACTTCGGTCTAGGTGCTGGTGTATGGTCTCGTAACATGGATACAGCTTACCGCGCAGTTCGTGGTATCCAAGCTGGTCGCGTTTGGACAAACACATACCACCAATACCCTGCTCACGCTGCATTCGGCGGTTACAAACAATCAGGTATTGGTCGCGAAAACCACTTAATGATGTTAGATCACTACCAACAAACGAAATGTATGTTAGTAAGCTATAACCAAGCTCCAATGGGCTTCTTCTAA
- a CDS encoding AbrB family transcriptional regulator, producing the protein MILVFIIALIGALIFSALSLPIPWLLGPIFSVLIAQFFIKDRLRWPAVLRNTGLIIVGVAIGQQFDLALFSDFKSLLFFMVIVNLILFGFCLGIAWVISKTTGLSFKTSVAANVPGGLSQLVLFAEEEGDVNLTAVTYFHIIRVLGVVLFIPFLVSGHVVSGGAIPVSVDAWQVVLLILVAAALVPLGKKIKLPVAHFLTPILVIIVLKLFSIEAAPMPSDVLHVAQILIGAYIGLLLKPETLRLPVKVLVGGIASTISMIALTYGTSILIANYLDLSFATSFLSTAPGGLDQMGLLAAAVHADISVVTVFQLFRLLFIFLCILPLIKWIYSEKNT; encoded by the coding sequence ATGATACTTGTATTCATCATCGCACTAATCGGTGCACTCATTTTTTCTGCGTTATCCTTACCGATTCCGTGGTTACTCGGACCGATTTTTTCAGTATTAATCGCTCAGTTTTTCATTAAAGACCGTTTGCGCTGGCCAGCTGTGTTGCGCAATACTGGATTAATAATCGTTGGTGTGGCGATTGGGCAGCAATTTGATTTGGCATTATTTAGTGATTTTAAATCGCTGTTATTTTTTATGGTCATTGTCAATTTGATTTTGTTTGGCTTTTGTTTAGGAATTGCGTGGGTTATTTCCAAAACGACCGGGCTTTCATTTAAAACATCAGTGGCTGCCAATGTACCAGGGGGATTATCACAGTTGGTGCTTTTTGCAGAAGAAGAAGGGGACGTCAATTTAACGGCGGTCACTTATTTTCACATTATCCGCGTGTTAGGGGTCGTGCTGTTCATTCCGTTTTTAGTGTCAGGGCATGTTGTGAGTGGGGGAGCGATTCCAGTTTCGGTTGATGCTTGGCAAGTCGTGCTGCTGATTTTAGTAGCTGCTGCACTTGTTCCGCTTGGAAAGAAAATTAAATTGCCAGTTGCACATTTTTTAACGCCGATTTTAGTTATCATAGTTTTAAAATTGTTTTCAATTGAAGCAGCCCCAATGCCGAGTGATGTCTTGCATGTTGCGCAGATATTAATCGGGGCATATATTGGGCTCTTATTAAAACCAGAAACGTTGCGCTTACCTGTAAAGGTGTTAGTTGGGGGCATTGCTAGTACGATTTCGATGATTGCGCTCACTTATGGAACGAGTATTCTCATTGCCAATTATTTAGATTTAAGCTTTGCGACGAGCTTTTTAAGTACAGCGCCAGGAGGTCTCGATCAAATGGGCCTACTTGCCGCTGCTGTACATGCGGATATTTCAGTTGTGACGGTGTTTCAGCTGTTTCGTTTATTATTCATCTTCCTTTGTATCCTGCCACTTATTAAATGGATTTACAGTGAAAAAAATACTTAA